The DNA region CCTGGCAGACGACAACTTCGCCACCATCATCAAGGCGGTGGTGAACGGCCGCAACGTTTACGCAAACATCAAAAACGCCATCAAGTTCCTGCTTTCGGGCAATACCGCCGCCATCTTCTGTGTGCTGTACACCTCACTGATGGGCCTGCCGGTGCCGTTCGCGCCGGTGCATCTGCTGTTCATCAATCTGCTCACCGACAGCCTTCCCGCCATTGCTATCGGTATGGAGCCCGCGCGGGATGATCTCATCCGCCAAAAGCCGCGCGACCCAAAGGAACCGATCCTCAACCGGCCGCTGCTCGGCGCAATTGGCAGTCAGGGTCTGCTCATCGCCATTGTAACAATGGCCGCCTTCTACCTGGGGCTGCCCGGCGGCGCGGCGCTCGCGAGTACGATGGCCTTCTCCACCCTCACGCTGGCGCGGCTTTTCCACGGCTTTAACTGCCGCTCAAGCCGTTCGATCTTCCGGCTGGGGCTTGCTTCAAACCCTTATTCGCTGATGGCCTTTGCCGCAGGCGTGCTGCTGCTGGCCGCCGTCCTGCTGCTGCCGTTTCTGGAGGGGCTTTTCCTGGTGGAAGCGATGTCTCCCGCACAGCTCGGCACGGTGGCGCTGCTTGCCTTCCTGCCGACCGTGTTGATCCAGGCCGGTAAGGTCATCCAGGACCGCCATGCAAAATAAGCATGCCGTTTACGGCATTTTCCCTTGACATTGGGCAGGTTTCGCATTACCCTTTTAAAGGGATGATGTGTCCCGGATTTTGAGCAACATGGAGGCTTCCCAATGGCAATGCACCTGAACAAAGAGCTGCCGCTTCCGGCTTTTCTCAAAGCGGAATATCCGCTGCCGGAGCGGCTCGCAAGGATAAAAGAAGAACGCGACTGTGAAATCCGTAAAATTTTCACCGGCGAATCGGACAAATTCATCGTGCTGGCCGGACCCTGTTCGGCCGACAACGAGGACGCAGTCTGCGAATACGTTTCGCGGCTGGCCAAGGTGAACGCCGAAGTTTCGGACCGGCTGATGGTGATCCCACGCATCTATACCAACAAGCCCCGCACCACCGGTGAAGGCTACAAGGGGATGCTGCACCAGCCGCAGCCGGATAAAGCGCCGAACCTGCTGGCCGGGATCATCGCGATCCGCCGGATGCACATCCGCGCGATCGCGGAAACCGGACTCACCGCCGCCGACGAGATGCTCTATCCGGAAAACCGCAGCTATCTTGACGACCTGCTCTCTTATGAAGCGGTCGGCGCGCGCTCGGTGGAAAATCAGCAGCACCGCCTCACCGCGAGCGGCATGGATATTCCCATCGGGATGAAAAATCCCACGAGCGGCGACTTTTCGGTCATGCTCAATTCGGTGATCGCAGCTCAGCATTCCCACAATTTCATCTACCGCGGAAACGATGTCACCACCGACGGCAACGACCTTGCCCATGTCATTTTGCGCGGCGGAGTCAACAAATACGGCCGCAGCATCCCGAACTACCACTATGAGGATCTGGTGCGCCTTTTGGAAATGTACCAAAAGCTCGACCTCAAAAACCGCGCGGTTATCGTGGATGTCAACCATTCAAATTCGAATAAACAGTTCAAGGAGCAGATCCGCATTGTAAGCGAGGTGCTCCACAGCCGCAACTACAATCCCGATCTGAAAAAGCTGGTTAAGGGTGTGATGATCGAAAGCTACCTCGAGGAAGGCAGCCAGCCGATCGGCTCCAAACAGGTCTACGGAAAATCGATCACCGACCCATGTCTCGGCTGGGAAGATACCAAAAGGCTGCTCTACAAAATTGCGGAAAGCTGTTGATCCCGATGAAATCCAAATGGAAAGGGCCGTTCCAAACGGAACGGCCCTTTTTCCTTCTGCTTACAAGCCCGCCTTCGCCCTGTATTCGGTTCCCCAGGCAACCATCGCGTCCAGAATCGGTTTGAGGCTGTAACCTGTTTCGGTCAGCGTGTATTCGACACGCGGCGGCACCTCGGCATAGACCTTCCGGGTGAGCAGCCCGCTCGCCTCCATATCCCGCAGGTTTGCCGTCAGCACCTTCTGGGTGATATGGCCGATCGATTTTTTCAGTTCACCGAAACGTTTGGTCCCATCCAAAAGATCCCGGATGATCAGTACCTTCCAGCGGTCGCTGATCAGCATCAGGGTTGTTTCCACCGGGCAGGCCGGCAAATCCTTCTCCATCTCCGTATGCTCCTCCCAATCGTATCCCAGGGGATACTGGCTTGTAAATGATCCCTATGACCCATTATAGGACGCCTTTTGCCCGGATGCAAGCTCATCCGGGTTCATCCCGCATTCACAAACATTTCGCAATTCGTTATTGGGAAACACAAACCTGCTTCACAATTTGCCGGTATACTGAAAACATCAAAAACAGCACCCCAAAAGCAAGAAAGGACTCCATTATGAATCAGTTTTTTGTGCGTTTTTTCCCCTCCCTCATCGAATTGCTTGGCAGCAGCAGAACAATTCTCTTTGTGAACTTCCTCTATAGATCGGCGGACAGGCTTTCGATCCGCCTGCCGGTACGTCCCGCATATATCAGCTCTCACTGAATGTTCCTTCCTCTCCAGCAGGAAAGCGTGGCCGTTTTCAGAAAGAAAACGGCCACGCTTTTTGGCGCGCGAAAACCTGTAAAAGCTCTGTTTCAAATAGCCCCTGTGCTGGGAACAGGTTTCGCTTCAGGGGCCTGCGCAGGGACGATCTGCCGGAAGGATACATGGATGGTATGATCCC from Anaerotruncus rubiinfantis includes:
- a CDS encoding 3-deoxy-7-phosphoheptulonate synthase, which gives rise to MAMHLNKELPLPAFLKAEYPLPERLARIKEERDCEIRKIFTGESDKFIVLAGPCSADNEDAVCEYVSRLAKVNAEVSDRLMVIPRIYTNKPRTTGEGYKGMLHQPQPDKAPNLLAGIIAIRRMHIRAIAETGLTAADEMLYPENRSYLDDLLSYEAVGARSVENQQHRLTASGMDIPIGMKNPTSGDFSVMLNSVIAAQHSHNFIYRGNDVTTDGNDLAHVILRGGVNKYGRSIPNYHYEDLVRLLEMYQKLDLKNRAVIVDVNHSNSNKQFKEQIRIVSEVLHSRNYNPDLKKLVKGVMIESYLEEGSQPIGSKQVYGKSITDPCLGWEDTKRLLYKIAESC
- a CDS encoding winged helix-turn-helix transcriptional regulator, which encodes MEKDLPACPVETTLMLISDRWKVLIIRDLLDGTKRFGELKKSIGHITQKVLTANLRDMEASGLLTRKVYAEVPPRVEYTLTETGYSLKPILDAMVAWGTEYRAKAGL